Proteins encoded by one window of Anaerolineales bacterium:
- a CDS encoding ABC transporter ATP-binding protein — protein sequence MSVSYLARRGRVRAVSNVSFDLHLGETLALIGESGCGKSTLTLGLIRQLPKNATIDTGKLIYTKRSGEKIDIRDLNNDALRRFLWAECSMVFQGALNSLNPVIRISAMVYDTADAHGLSRREAKERALTLFAKVRLDPQRVFNAYPHELSGGMRQRVLLAMSLLLQPQVVLMDEPTTAVDILTQRSIIEVLKRLRDEFKFSIIFISHDLAVAAEIADTIATMYAGEIIEQGPVEDVFYYPRHAYTLGLLEAAPRLSAGSEKLESIPGSPPDLIEPPEGCKFHARCRFATAECALTPPPLEYTGEQHSVACYHADQVLATRRKVLS from the coding sequence ATGTCCGTCAGCTACCTTGCGCGGCGGGGGCGAGTACGTGCCGTCAGCAACGTCTCGTTTGACCTTCATTTAGGCGAAACCCTCGCTCTGATTGGCGAATCCGGCTGCGGCAAATCCACGCTCACCCTCGGTCTGATCCGCCAACTGCCTAAAAATGCCACGATTGATACTGGAAAACTGATCTACACCAAGCGCAGCGGCGAGAAGATCGACATTCGTGATCTCAATAACGACGCTCTCCGCCGATTCCTTTGGGCAGAATGTTCGATGGTCTTTCAGGGGGCGCTCAACAGCCTGAATCCGGTCATTCGTATTTCGGCAATGGTCTATGACACCGCTGACGCGCACGGTCTAAGCCGCCGCGAGGCAAAGGAACGCGCTCTGACCCTTTTTGCGAAGGTGCGCCTAGACCCACAGCGTGTGTTCAATGCCTATCCTCACGAACTTTCCGGCGGGATGCGCCAGCGCGTTTTGTTGGCGATGAGTCTGCTTTTGCAGCCACAAGTTGTCCTCATGGACGAGCCAACTACCGCCGTCGATATTCTAACGCAGCGCAGCATCATTGAGGTACTGAAGCGCCTGCGCGATGAATTCAAGTTCAGCATCATCTTCATCAGCCACGATCTGGCGGTGGCGGCAGAAATTGCCGATACGATTGCCACCATGTACGCGGGCGAAATCATCGAACAGGGACCCGTCGAGGATGTCTTTTACTACCCACGCCACGCCTACACGCTTGGCTTGCTAGAAGCTGCCCCCCGCCTAAGCGCCGGATCGGAAAAACTGGAGAGCATTCCGGGCAGCCCCCCTGATCTCATTGAGCCGCCAGAGGGGTGTAAATTCCATGCCCGCTGCCGTTTTGCCACCGCCGAATGTGCGCTGACGCCACCTCCTCTGGAATACACGGGCGAACAACACAGCGTTGCCTGCTATCACGCTGATCAGGTACTTGCCACGCGCCGAAAGGTGTTATCATGA
- a CDS encoding 1-acyl-sn-glycerol-3-phosphate acyltransferase — protein MASETRQITLMQAVMRAWVTFNMTTLLRMNVAGEKNIPTRGPLIVAANHLSGFDGAIVGNYLPPDTEYAAPGDFRLLFPGNLIVAWSRTIRVKRAASLELDAVRRMTDILKGGGILVIFPEGGTWEKPITDAKTGTVYLSMITQTPILPVGIGGVYRIWGDVYRLRRPEVSLTFGEVIPPIPTPFRAERDAVLEEATHDLMRRIYRLLPGPDQQWYDTQERRRYDVWTEVWRGSEPKMTNLPGRAALGEFMSKPNLLNPFIKNAGLPLDPLRYPGTRFPPATVKLAIRSLKSTQSPSLRDYLEYRLGVEKTRDISDALEGLMGLANDPAVTGITLKPTTR, from the coding sequence ATGGCAAGCGAGACGCGGCAGATCACCTTGATGCAAGCGGTCATGCGGGCATGGGTGACGTTCAACATGACGACACTCTTACGGATGAATGTCGCTGGCGAGAAAAACATCCCCACACGGGGACCGCTCATCGTCGCCGCCAATCACCTTTCCGGCTTTGATGGGGCAATCGTTGGAAACTACCTTCCGCCCGATACAGAGTATGCCGCGCCGGGCGATTTCCGTTTGCTCTTTCCCGGCAATCTGATCGTTGCCTGGAGTCGCACTATTCGCGTCAAACGGGCTGCCAGCTTAGAACTAGACGCCGTGCGGCGCATGACAGACATTCTAAAGGGCGGCGGTATTCTCGTCATTTTCCCCGAAGGCGGCACATGGGAAAAGCCGATCACCGATGCAAAGACGGGGACGGTTTACCTCTCCATGATCACCCAGACGCCTATTCTGCCCGTTGGCATTGGCGGCGTTTACCGCATTTGGGGCGATGTCTACCGCCTTCGACGCCCTGAAGTAAGCCTCACCTTTGGCGAGGTGATTCCCCCTATCCCCACCCCCTTCCGTGCCGAGCGCGACGCTGTGTTGGAAGAAGCTACTCACGACCTCATGCGGCGCATTTACCGCCTGCTCCCCGGACCCGATCAACAATGGTATGACACCCAAGAGCGCCGTCGTTACGACGTGTGGACAGAAGTCTGGCGCGGCAGTGAACCGAAAATGACCAACCTCCCCGGACGTGCCGCGCTAGGGGAATTTATGTCCAAGCCCAATTTGTTGAATCCCTTCATCAAAAATGCCGGACTCCCCCTCGATCCGCTCCGCTATCCGGGGACGCGCTTCCCTCCGGCAACGGTCAAACTTGCTATTCGCAGCCTCAAAAGTACGCAGTCGCCCTCCCTGCGGGACTACCTTGAGTACCGCCTCGGTGTGGAGAAAACTCGCGATATCTCCGACGCCCTAGAGGGACTTATGGGGCTGGCGAACGATCCCGCCGTCACTGGAATCACGCTTAAACCCACCACGCGCTAA
- a CDS encoding immune inhibitor A has protein sequence MRVYRRYRQIVGAALVVWLAAAALSPFPSRAQDSAAQRTYAILEGTDIPARDRLSLAVRLLGIPPEALSRVLPPEPRYTIGERTEFTAVNLDTARRFTVKAELIYLTPHTAIWLEDGVSVDRKKFKASADHFETTIYPRLHALFGTEDIPGIDNDPRLHILHAHHLGSGVGAYYDPDSEFPRLVQPGSNERQMFFVNLDTMGEFLGGEIYEGVLAHEFQHMIHHHADLNESSWLDEGLAELASALAGYDQASYSAAAFLSAPNDSLNDWQGSNIDYGAGFLFTAYFHSRFGDTPLRHLVENPLNGLAGVRDVLSLQRGGELLTLEEFFGDWAASLIVKDYAPIYTNLPFKLPPTNAPRLAVGVDQPLPILPFAPLLQRVDVPARYEFTFSGSATLPLLPITIPAGRTFWWSNRADESEATLTRRFDLRGVTSATLVFGQGYMIEQGWDYAYVQASTDGGVTWKALPGTRTEPRSDNNPYGDAYNGEGVWATERVDLSAYAGGEVLIRFVYLTDAGTLWEGMVIDNIAVPEIGYFTDAETDDGGWLAEGWVRVENVLPTNYLIQAITIRRDGTTQVDKVVNGGVEGRYTFTVGDAVEKVVFVFSNVTEYTTLPAEGRYTLRRVVD, from the coding sequence ATGCGTGTCTATCGTCGCTATCGCCAGATTGTGGGGGCTGCCCTTGTGGTGTGGCTTGCCGCTGCCGCCCTTTCGCCCTTTCCTAGCCGCGCCCAAGATAGCGCGGCGCAGCGCACCTATGCAATTTTGGAAGGGACGGACATTCCGGCGCGGGATCGCCTCTCTCTGGCGGTGCGCTTGTTGGGCATCCCGCCGGAGGCGCTTAGCCGCGTCTTGCCCCCCGAACCCCGCTACACGATTGGCGAGCGCACCGAATTCACCGCCGTTAACCTTGACACGGCGCGGCGCTTTACGGTAAAGGCGGAACTGATTTACCTAACGCCCCACACGGCAATTTGGCTTGAAGATGGTGTGAGCGTGGATCGGAAAAAATTCAAAGCGAGCGCCGATCACTTTGAGACAACCATTTACCCGCGCCTCCATGCCTTGTTTGGGACAGAGGATATACCCGGAATAGACAATGATCCCCGTCTGCACATCCTTCATGCCCATCATTTGGGGAGCGGGGTAGGGGCATATTACGACCCCGACAGCGAATTTCCCCGCCTTGTTCAGCCGGGCAGCAACGAACGGCAGATGTTCTTCGTCAACCTTGACACAATGGGTGAATTCCTCGGCGGGGAGATTTACGAGGGAGTCTTGGCGCACGAATTTCAGCACATGATCCACCACCACGCCGACCTAAACGAGAGCAGTTGGCTGGACGAAGGGTTGGCAGAGCTTGCCTCGGCGTTGGCGGGCTACGATCAGGCAAGCTACAGCGCGGCAGCCTTTCTCAGCGCCCCCAACGATTCGCTGAATGATTGGCAAGGGAGCAATATTGATTATGGGGCGGGGTTTCTGTTCACCGCCTATTTTCACAGCCGTTTTGGGGATACCCCCTTGCGGCACTTGGTGGAAAACCCGCTGAATGGGCTGGCGGGCGTGCGCGATGTGCTGAGCCTTCAACGGGGCGGCGAACTGCTGACTCTAGAAGAATTTTTTGGCGATTGGGCGGCGTCGCTCATCGTAAAGGATTACGCCCCGATCTATACGAATTTGCCCTTCAAACTCCCTCCCACAAATGCCCCACGCCTTGCCGTTGGGGTGGATCAGCCCCTCCCCATTTTGCCCTTTGCGCCCTTGCTACAGCGTGTTGATGTCCCCGCACGCTATGAATTCACGTTCAGCGGCTCGGCTACGCTCCCCTTACTGCCCATCACCATACCAGCGGGGAGAACGTTTTGGTGGAGCAACCGCGCTGATGAAAGCGAAGCGACCCTGACGCGCCGCTTTGATTTGCGTGGGGTAACCTCTGCCACACTCGTCTTTGGTCAAGGGTACATGATTGAGCAAGGATGGGATTACGCCTATGTGCAAGCCTCTACCGATGGGGGCGTGACCTGGAAAGCGCTGCCTGGAACGCGCACCGAACCGCGCAGCGATAACAACCCTTACGGAGATGCCTATAACGGCGAGGGGGTGTGGGCGACAGAGCGCGTTGATCTGAGCGCCTATGCCGGTGGAGAGGTGCTGATTCGCTTTGTTTACCTGACCGATGCGGGGACGCTCTGGGAGGGGATGGTTATTGATAACATCGCCGTGCCGGAGATTGGCTATTTTACCGATGCCGAGACGGATGATGGCGGGTGGTTAGCAGAGGGGTGGGTGCGCGTAGAAAATGTTCTCCCCACCAACTACCTGATTCAGGCAATTACCATTCGGCGCGATGGCACAACACAGGTTGACAAGGTGGTCAATGGGGGCGTGGAGGGACGCTATACGTTTACCGTTGGTGATGCGGTGGAGAAGGTTGTTTTTGTCTTCTCAAATGTGACGGAATATACAACCTTGCCTGCTGAGGGGCGTTATACGCTGCGACGGGTAGTGGACTGA
- a CDS encoding CapA family protein — translation MIGLIVALLSLTGCFARAGARVATPTLAPPTTEGIAPFATPIPAFPPTPLSELVPTAIIPPTDVPTAIAFTGTIRTYIALNVPAELQTPLTMLLQQGRLSSATGAEVQVQLTSLRGGQSSPLMALWVYVPVVRFDTVAGNIGFNDILRYWRGDLSAVSYLTNGQTPVFVTTATIYYWLTITYGAPPQNFPVRVVAPDQLATTIWGTPNAWGMIPYDKLDKTLKALTVDGLNILDSTLDMNQWQLKETFGLLGDAALVNEAAALINSTGRWLPTNRDLSRLTTLIVTGVTALTRATAYQMEINGVAYPARDIAPFLAGADILHTSNEVAFATDCPYPDPNSASLTFCSRDKYFDLLKGIRLGVVELTGNHVNDWGTAALSHSLDLYDANNMPYFGGGRNTDDARKALLITHNGNNLAFLGCNPVGPPGAWAAEKRPGAAVCDDAFLAVEIPRLRDSGYLVVMTIQYQELYEYSVPAVQKAFFQKYAQMGASVILGSQAHHPQGFGFAYGAFIHYGIGNLFFDQMFSLGTRQMFADKLIIYNGRHISTELFTGLIEDYARPRPMTEKERAGFLSAVFSAVPLQP, via the coding sequence ATGATAGGTCTAATCGTCGCGCTGCTCAGCCTGACGGGGTGCTTTGCCCGTGCCGGGGCGCGGGTCGCCACGCCCACCCTTGCCCCGCCCACCACAGAGGGTATCGCGCCCTTTGCCACACCGATTCCAGCGTTTCCGCCTACCCCCCTCTCTGAGCTTGTCCCCACCGCCATCATCCCCCCGACGGATGTTCCTACCGCCATCGCCTTCACAGGAACAATCCGCACCTACATTGCGCTCAACGTGCCGGCAGAATTGCAAACCCCGCTGACGATGCTCCTTCAGCAAGGGCGGCTGAGCAGCGCGACGGGCGCCGAGGTGCAAGTTCAGCTTACGAGCTTGCGTGGTGGGCAGTCCTCCCCGCTGATGGCGCTGTGGGTTTACGTTCCCGTCGTCCGCTTTGACACAGTGGCGGGCAATATCGGTTTTAATGATATTCTGCGCTATTGGCGCGGCGATCTCAGCGCTGTTTCTTACCTAACGAACGGGCAAACCCCCGTTTTCGTCACGACGGCGACAATCTACTATTGGCTGACAATCACCTACGGGGCGCCGCCGCAAAACTTCCCCGTGCGCGTTGTCGCCCCTGATCAACTGGCAACGACGATCTGGGGAACGCCTAACGCTTGGGGGATGATTCCCTATGACAAGCTGGACAAGACGCTGAAGGCGCTCACTGTAGACGGGCTGAACATCCTTGACAGCACGCTTGATATGAACCAATGGCAGCTTAAGGAAACCTTCGGACTGCTTGGTGATGCGGCATTGGTGAACGAAGCCGCCGCATTGATCAACAGCACGGGACGCTGGCTGCCCACAAACCGCGATCTCAGCCGTCTGACCACCCTCATTGTGACGGGCGTCACAGCGCTGACGCGGGCAACCGCCTACCAAATGGAGATCAACGGCGTCGCCTACCCCGCCCGCGATATTGCCCCTTTTTTAGCCGGTGCGGACATCCTCCACACCAGCAACGAGGTTGCTTTTGCCACCGATTGCCCCTATCCCGACCCCAATTCTGCCTCGCTCACTTTCTGCTCGCGGGATAAATACTTCGATTTGCTGAAAGGGATTCGCCTTGGCGTTGTTGAACTGACGGGGAATCACGTCAACGATTGGGGGACAGCCGCCCTCAGCCACTCGCTTGATCTCTACGACGCCAACAACATGCCCTATTTTGGCGGGGGACGCAACACAGACGACGCCCGCAAAGCTCTGCTGATCACCCACAACGGGAACAACCTCGCCTTCCTCGGCTGTAATCCGGTGGGTCCGCCCGGCGCGTGGGCAGCGGAGAAACGCCCCGGCGCAGCCGTCTGTGACGATGCGTTTTTGGCGGTGGAAATCCCCCGCCTGCGCGATTCTGGCTACCTCGTCGTAATGACTATCCAATACCAAGAACTCTATGAATACAGCGTCCCCGCCGTACAGAAGGCATTTTTCCAAAAATATGCCCAAATGGGCGCGTCTGTCATCCTCGGCAGTCAGGCGCACCACCCGCAAGGCTTCGGCTTTGCTTACGGTGCATTCATTCATTACGGGATCGGGAATCTCTTTTTTGATCAGATGTTTTCCCTCGGCACACGGCAGATGTTTGCCGATAAATTGATCATCTATAATGGGCGGCATATCAGCACCGAGCTATTCACCGGCTTGATCGAAGATTATGCCCGTCCCCGCCCCATGACGGAAAAAGAACGGGCAGGTTTCCTCAGCGCTGTCTTTAGCGCCGTCCCCCTTCAACCCTAG
- a CDS encoding CPBP family intramembrane metalloprotease, whose amino-acid sequence MPLYLILTILAALVILANHAEGGSEGARRLLTAALLGVTVVFVAVYGFLPTQGTPFTLALALIIGGGAALVIHPAVRVRLSRFFPVKGAAPNGEGFDPASPLHLTALVFLILLVGNSILTVALAGGLSGLAAQYTSPTGGSTGLISPSALLTQMGILIGIAALGVGFGTRRTLREVVARLGLRAPTFREVRASVNMAFFLFVIVYIAGTLWSLLTPTELLDEQTALSALIGEGIDTLVMAFFIALSAAVGEEIAFRGTLQPVFGFFPTTLFFVAIHTQYTLTPAALIIFVAALGFAHLRRRYNTTTAIICHFLYNYVPLALLVYTRVALELLQRYR is encoded by the coding sequence ATGCCGCTTTATCTCATACTCACCATTCTTGCCGCGCTTGTGATCCTCGCCAACCATGCCGAAGGGGGAAGTGAGGGCGCACGCCGCCTCTTAACCGCCGCCTTGCTTGGGGTGACCGTTGTGTTCGTCGCCGTTTATGGTTTTCTGCCGACGCAAGGGACGCCCTTCACGCTCGCCCTCGCCCTGATCATCGGCGGCGGGGCAGCGCTGGTCATCCATCCGGCGGTGCGGGTGCGCCTTAGCCGCTTTTTTCCGGTAAAGGGCGCCGCCCCCAATGGCGAAGGGTTCGATCCCGCCTCACCGCTCCATCTCACCGCGCTTGTGTTCCTGATTCTCTTGGTGGGGAACAGTATCCTAACGGTGGCGCTGGCGGGCGGGCTTTCCGGGTTGGCGGCGCAATACACATCGCCAACGGGCGGCAGCACGGGTCTCATCAGTCCGAGTGCGCTGCTCACCCAGATGGGAATTCTCATTGGGATAGCGGCGCTTGGGGTCGGCTTTGGCACACGGAGAACACTGCGCGAGGTGGTGGCACGGCTTGGCTTACGCGCACCGACCTTTCGGGAGGTCAGAGCGAGCGTCAACATGGCGTTCTTCCTCTTTGTGATCGTCTATATCGCCGGTACGCTGTGGTCGCTGCTAACGCCCACTGAACTGCTTGATGAACAAACCGCCCTCAGCGCTTTGATTGGCGAAGGGATCGATACGCTGGTCATGGCGTTTTTCATCGCGCTCAGCGCGGCGGTGGGGGAGGAAATCGCCTTTCGGGGGACGCTTCAGCCCGTCTTTGGGTTTTTCCCCACCACGCTTTTCTTTGTGGCAATCCACACCCAATACACGCTTACTCCGGCGGCGCTGATCATCTTCGTCGCCGCGCTTGGCTTTGCCCATCTGCGGCGGCGCTACAATACGACGACGGCAATCATCTGCCACTTCTTGTACAATTACGTCCCATTGGCGCTCTTGGTCTATACCCGTGTGGCGCTCGAACTCTTGCAGCGCTATCGCTAA
- the menC gene encoding o-succinylbenzoate synthase has protein sequence MSPIKSVTMHHIAMPMVEVLITSFGNDAERDSLRAATLLELTLESGVAAWGEVVAAWSPGYSYETIGTAEHILGDFFIPAVIGKRNLSGLRAYRGHPMARMGLEAAFYAAVATERGQSLGALLAELGGGLERKTRAEVGVSIGIQPSIEATLAIIEKRLNEGYRRIKLKIKPGWDIDLLRAVRTTYPTILLMADANSAYTLSDIPLFRQMDDLNLMMIEQPLGHMDIYQHSKLQPQIGTPICLDESIHNTDDARLAIEIGAGKIINLKSARVGGLMESLNLHAFCYENGVPLWIGGMLETGVGRSANLALASLPGVTLPSDLSATKRYYDPDLTEEIFELNQEDSTIDVLTAIGLGVQVNAARLAEAKANYAALA, from the coding sequence ATGTCTCCCATCAAAAGCGTCACAATGCATCACATTGCCATGCCGATGGTGGAAGTCTTGATCACCAGTTTTGGCAACGATGCCGAGCGCGATTCGCTGCGGGCGGCAACACTGCTTGAACTCACCCTTGAAAGCGGCGTTGCCGCATGGGGCGAGGTTGTTGCGGCGTGGTCGCCCGGCTACAGCTACGAAACGATTGGGACAGCGGAACACATTCTGGGCGATTTCTTCATCCCCGCTGTGATTGGCAAGCGCAATCTAAGCGGCTTGCGTGCCTATCGCGGACACCCTATGGCGCGGATGGGCTTGGAGGCTGCTTTTTACGCAGCCGTAGCGACGGAACGGGGGCAATCTCTCGGCGCTCTTTTGGCGGAGCTTGGGGGGGGGTTGGAACGCAAAACCCGCGCCGAGGTAGGCGTTAGCATCGGGATTCAACCGAGCATTGAGGCGACCCTGGCGATCATCGAAAAACGACTGAACGAAGGCTATCGGCGGATCAAGCTGAAGATCAAACCCGGGTGGGATATCGATCTGCTGCGGGCGGTGCGCACGACATACCCAACGATTCTGCTCATGGCAGATGCTAACAGCGCCTATACCCTGAGCGATATTCCGCTGTTCAGGCAGATGGACGATTTGAACTTGATGATGATCGAGCAGCCTCTTGGTCATATGGATATTTACCAGCACAGCAAACTTCAGCCCCAAATTGGGACGCCAATTTGCCTTGATGAGAGCATCCATAACACGGACGATGCGCGGCTTGCTATTGAGATCGGGGCGGGGAAAATCATTAATTTGAAATCGGCACGGGTAGGGGGCTTGATGGAATCGCTCAATCTGCACGCCTTTTGTTACGAGAACGGTGTCCCGCTATGGATTGGCGGGATGTTGGAGACAGGGGTTGGGCGTTCGGCAAATTTGGCGTTGGCGTCGCTCCCGGGCGTCACCCTACCAAGCGACCTTAGCGCGACAAAGCGTTACTATGATCCCGACCTTACCGAGGAAATTTTTGAACTGAATCAAGAGGACTCAACGATTGATGTGCTGACTGCCATCGGCTTGGGCGTTCAGGTGAATGCGGCGCGGCTTGCTGAGGCAAAGGCAAACTACGCAGCGCTGGCGTAA
- a CDS encoding GAF domain-containing protein has product MALSATSPIHTQEQRRARDLETVARLSLAVTTILDRDTLLQTVSNMAKESFNLYHAHIYVYEEKTRQLILAAGAGEIGRIMKAERRSIALDHPHSIVARAGRTGTSVVVNDVTQSLDFLPNPLLPNTRAELAVPLMVGQRLYGVLDVQSSEVDHFTDQDRQIKTILGSQIAVALQNAETFQQMQAEHALAADRLKTAHVLNRITTEIRDAENEERLFEIILTELLNTLGSDNAVFSRYNAQADTWTGYVGAGAGMTSAQAKGFTAPGGDYPHGIEAITSKTVIAIDNASVYADFSPRYLKEGDTGIKSVLVIPVLSDESVFGAIFLNFTTNAHLFTEDERLFAHSVTDQLNLGLERRKAEEALDQRAIALATVAQVSAAMTQILDLDELLDQVVTLTNDQFELYHSQVYLLDEAGENLVLTAGSGEAGRIMRERHHAITLNNPISIVALAARDLRSVVVNDVHASPTFLPNPLLPKTRAELALPLIVGDRLIGILDVQRERKDAFTHDDVVVKSTLADQIAVAVQNATLYREQVRTAEEARKFDRLKNEFLASMSHELRTPLNSIIGYAEVMLDGIDGELPSEAVEDVQAIYGSGKHLLEMINDILDLAKIEAGRMELDLETVDLRTVTQEVYRTATILLKDSVELEMIFPVMLPPVYADKIRLRQILQNLVSNAVKFTDEGEIRISAEYDSVGGRVITHVRDSGIGIAADNLSAIFEQFRQVDGSSTRRAGGTGMGLAITRRLVEMQGGEIWVESELGKGTLFSFSMPIAAKKV; this is encoded by the coding sequence ATGGCACTATCTGCTACCAGCCCTATTCATACTCAGGAACAGCGCCGCGCTCGCGATTTGGAGACCGTCGCCCGTCTCAGCTTAGCGGTGACGACGATTCTGGATCGAGATACCTTGCTCCAGACCGTTTCCAACATGGCGAAAGAGAGTTTCAACCTGTACCACGCTCATATCTATGTCTATGAGGAAAAAACACGCCAGCTTATTTTGGCAGCAGGGGCGGGCGAAATCGGGCGAATTATGAAGGCGGAGCGGCGCTCGATTGCACTCGATCATCCTCATTCGATTGTGGCACGGGCAGGGCGGACGGGGACAAGCGTCGTCGTCAACGATGTCACCCAGTCATTGGACTTTTTACCTAATCCACTTCTTCCTAATACCCGCGCAGAGCTTGCCGTGCCGCTTATGGTGGGGCAGCGTTTGTATGGCGTCTTGGATGTGCAATCGAGCGAAGTCGATCACTTCACCGATCAAGATCGCCAAATCAAGACCATTTTAGGATCGCAGATTGCCGTTGCTCTCCAAAACGCGGAAACCTTTCAACAGATGCAGGCGGAACATGCCCTTGCCGCAGATCGGCTGAAAACGGCGCACGTATTAAACCGTATCACGACAGAAATTCGCGATGCGGAAAATGAAGAGCGTCTGTTTGAGATTATCCTCACCGAGCTTCTCAACACATTAGGGAGTGATAACGCAGTATTCTCCCGTTACAACGCTCAGGCAGATACATGGACTGGTTATGTTGGCGCAGGGGCAGGCATGACAAGCGCACAGGCAAAGGGATTCACCGCTCCAGGGGGCGATTACCCGCATGGCATAGAGGCGATCACCAGTAAGACGGTCATTGCCATAGACAATGCCAGTGTCTATGCAGACTTTTCCCCTCGTTACCTTAAAGAGGGCGACACTGGCATCAAATCGGTCTTGGTCATTCCGGTGCTCTCCGACGAGAGTGTATTCGGAGCAATCTTTCTGAATTTCACGACGAACGCCCATCTCTTCACCGAAGATGAGCGTCTTTTCGCCCACAGCGTGACTGACCAACTTAACCTCGGTTTGGAGCGGCGAAAAGCAGAAGAAGCCCTTGATCAGCGTGCCATTGCCCTCGCAACGGTGGCACAGGTGAGCGCGGCAATGACCCAGATTCTCGATCTGGACGAACTCTTAGATCAGGTCGTCACCCTGACGAATGACCAGTTTGAACTCTACCACTCGCAAGTGTATCTTTTGGATGAGGCAGGGGAGAATCTTGTCCTTACCGCTGGATCGGGCGAGGCGGGGCGTATCATGCGCGAAAGACACCACGCCATTACCCTAAACAATCCTATTTCGATTGTGGCGTTGGCAGCACGAGACTTGCGCAGTGTTGTCGTCAATGATGTTCATGCCTCTCCCACCTTTTTGCCCAATCCCCTGTTGCCCAAGACACGTGCTGAATTGGCGCTGCCTTTGATTGTAGGAGATCGATTGATCGGCATTTTGGACGTTCAGAGGGAAAGGAAAGATGCCTTCACTCATGATGATGTCGTCGTCAAATCGACCCTTGCCGACCAAATTGCGGTTGCCGTGCAGAATGCCACGCTCTACCGCGAACAAGTGCGTACCGCCGAAGAAGCGCGTAAATTTGACCGCTTGAAGAACGAGTTCCTCGCCTCGATGAGCCACGAACTGCGCACGCCGTTGAACTCGATCATCGGCTATGCAGAGGTGATGTTGGATGGCATTGATGGCGAACTGCCCTCCGAAGCGGTGGAAGATGTACAAGCGATCTATGGCAGCGGCAAACACTTGCTAGAGATGATCAACGATATTCTTGATCTGGCAAAAATCGAGGCGGGACGCATGGAGCTTGACCTCGAAACCGTTGATCTGCGGACGGTGACTCAGGAGGTTTACCGGACAGCAACGATCTTGCTCAAGGACTCTGTTGAGCTAGAGATGATCTTTCCTGTGATGCTGCCACCTGTCTATGCAGATAAGATTCGCCTGCGCCAGATCTTGCAGAATCTTGTCAGCAACGCAGTGAAATTCACCGACGAGGGCGAGATTCGCATCAGCGCCGAGTATGACTCAGTGGGCGGGCGGGTGATCACCCATGTTCGGGATTCGGGCATTGGTATTGCTGCCGATAACCTCAGCGCGATTTTTGAGCAGTTCCGGCAGGTGGATGGCTCATCGACACGGCGGGCAGGCGGAACGGGCATGGGATTGGCAATCACCCGCCGCTTGGTGGAGATGCAAGGGGGTGAAATTTGGGTGGAAAGCGAACTAGGGAAAGGGACGCTTTTCTCCTTTAGTATGCCAATTGCGGCGAAGAAGGTATAA